Proteins encoded together in one Lathamus discolor isolate bLatDis1 chromosome 3, bLatDis1.hap1, whole genome shotgun sequence window:
- the LOC136011293 gene encoding steroid 17-alpha-hydroxylase/17,20 lyase: MPLLGALLLALALALLCSWGLAHRRGTAGPGRPRSLPALPLVGSLLQLAGHPQLHLRLWRLQGRYGSLYALWMGSHYVVVVNSYRHAREVLLKKGKAFAGRPRTVTTDLLSRGGKDIAFASYGPLWKFQRKLVHAALSMFGEGSLTLERIICREAASLCETLSAAQDMALDMGPELTRAVTNVVCSLCFNSSYRRGDPEFEAMLEYSQGIVDTVAKESLVDIFPWLQIFPNKDLALLKRCLKVRDQLLQQKFTEHKEAFCGDAVKDLMDALLQVRLSAESSSALAPGLELTDDHLLMTVGDIFGAGVETTTTVLKWAVLYLLHYPEVQRKIQEEMDQKIGLVRHPLLSDRPLLPYLEATISEVLRIRPVSPLLIPHVSLADTSIGEYSIPKGARVVINLWSVHHDEKEWDKPEEFNPGRFLDERGQHIHSPSPSYLPFGAGIRVCLGKVLAKMELFLFLAWVLQRFTLECPQDQPLPSLEGKFGVVLQVQKFRVKARLRDAWRAAS, from the exons ATGCCGCTGCTGGgcgccctgctgctggccctggctctggccctgctctgctcctggggGCTGGCACACCGCAGGGGcacggcggggccggggcggccgcGGAGCCTGCCCGCGCTGCCGCTGGTGggcagcctgctgcagctggcCGGGCACCCCCAGCTCCACCTGCGGCTCTGGCGCCTGCAGGGCCGCTACGGCAGCCTCTATGCTCTCTGGATGGGCTCCCACTACGTGGTGGTGGTCAACAGCTACCGGCACGccagggaggtgctgctgaagaAAGGGAAGGCGTTCGCCGGACGGCCCCGCACC GTGACCACGGACCTGCTGTCCCGGGGGGGCAAGGACATCGCCTTTGCCAGCTACGGGCCCCTCTGGAAGTTCCAGCGCAAGCTGGTGCACGCTGCGCTCTCCATGTTCGGGGAGGGCTCGCTCACCCTCGAGAGGATCA TCTGCCGGGAAGCTGCGTCCCTGTGCGAGACGCTCAGCGCTGCACAGGACATGGCCCTGGACATGGGCCCTGAGCTCACACGGGCCGTCACCAACGTGGTCTGCTCCCTCTGCTTCAACTCCTCGTACCGGCGCGGGGACCCCGAGTTCGAGGCCATGCTGGAGTACAGCCAGGGTATCGTGGACACCGTGGCCAAGGAGAGCTTGGTGGACATCTTCCCCTGGCTCCAG ATCTTCCCCAACAAGGACCTGGCCCTGCTGAAGAGATGCCTCAAGGTGCGGgaccagctgctccagcagaagTTCACCGAACACAAG GAAGCCTTCTGCGGGGACGCTGTGAAGGACCTCATGGACGCCCTCCTGCAAGTGAGGCTCAGTGCCGAGAGCAGCAGCGCCCTGGCACCAGGGCTGGAGCTGACTGACGACCACCTCCTCATGACGGTGGGGGACATCTTTGGGGCTGGCGTGGAGACCACCACGACTGTGCTCAAATGGGCTGTGCTCTACCTGCTCCACTACCCCGAG GTCCAGAGGAAGATCCAGGAGGAGATGGACCAGAAGATCGGGCTGGTGCGTCATCCCCTCCTCAGCGACCGCCCACTGCTGCCCTACCTGGAGGCCACCATCAGTGAAGTGCTGCGCATCCGGCCCGTGTCCCCCCTGCTCATCCCGCACGTATCCCTTGCCGACACCAG CATCGGGGAATACTCCATCCCCAAGGGCGCCAGGGTCGTCATCAACCTCTGGTCCGTGCACCATGATGAGAAGGAGTGGGACAAGCCTGAGGAGTTCAACCCCG GCCGCTTCCTGGATGAGCGGGGTCAGCACATCCACTCGCCCTCGCCCAGCTACCTGCCCTTTGGGGCTGGGATCCGTGTCTGCCTGGGCAAAGTCCTGGCCAAGATGGAGCTGTTCCTCTTCCTGGCCTGGGTGCTGCAGCGCTTCACACTCGAGTGCCCCCAGGACCAGCCCCTGCCCTCGCTGGAGGGCAAGTTCGGCGTTGTGCTGCAGGTGCAGAAGTTTCGGGTGAAGGCCAGGCTGCGGGATGCATGGCGAGCGGCCTCGTGA
- the BORCS7 gene encoding BLOC-1-related complex subunit 7, translated as MAAAGAADAQVRFGHSVKGLLTEKVTSCGTDVIALTKQVLKGSRSAELLGQAAKNMVTQEDAILHSEDSLRKMAIITTHLQYQQEAIQKNVEQSSNLQDQLSHLLK; from the exons ATGGCGGCGGCGGGTGCGGCAGACGCCCAGGTGCGCTTCGGGCACTCGGTGAAGGGGCTGCTGACCGAGAAGGTGACCAGCTGCGGCACCGACGTGATCGCCCTCACCAAGCAGGTGCTGAAGGGCTCCCGCAGCGCCGAG CTCCTGGGTCAAGCTGCTAAAAACATGGTGACGCAAGAAGATGCCATCCTGCACTCGGAAGAT AGTTTAAGGAAAATGGCCATAATAACGACTCATCTACAATACCA GCAAGAAGCAATTCAGAAGAA TGTCGAGCAGTCATCAAACCTGCAGGACCAGCTGAGCCACTTGCTGAAATGA
- the AS3MT gene encoding arsenite methyltransferase isoform X1, whose protein sequence is MAATCGEQIHREVQDYYGQELQKTEDLKTNACITLSKPVPKVVRDALERVHEEVVAKYYGCGLVVPECLASCRILDLGSGSGRDCYLLSQLVGEQGHVTGIDMTKGQVEVAKKHIAYHTEKFGYQKPNVEFLQGYMEKLGDAGLADNSYDIVISNCVINLAPDKRAVLQEAYRVLKPGGEMYFSDVYASQCLSETVRKHRVLWGECLAGALYWKDLYSIAEEVGFSPPCLVTASPITIGDKELESIVGDCCFVSATFRLFKVPGSSRAGPGQVTYNGGIVGHERELVFDANFTFKEGEVVDVDAEMAAILRSSRFAERFLIQPGAAPQGKGVKEKIRDPFQLLEQLSTPRPACRPGGSCGPSC, encoded by the exons A TGGCAGCAACCTGTGGAGAGCAGATCCACCGGGAGGTGCAG GATTACTATGgccaagagctgcagaagacGGAGGACCTGAAAACCAACGCGTGCATCACCTTGAGCAAGCCTGTTCCCAAGGTGGTAAGGGATGCTTTGGAGCGTGTCCACGAGGAAGTGGTGGCCAA GTACTATGGCTGCGGTCTGGTGGTCCCCGAGTGCCTGGCATCCTGTCGGATCTTGGACCtgggcagcggcagcggcagAGACTGCTACCTGCTGAGTCAGCTGGTTGGGGAGCAAGGCCATGTCACCGGCATAGACATGACCAAGGGCCAG gTTGAGGTGGCGAAGAAGCACATTGCCTACCACACGGAGAAGTTTGGCTACCAAAAGCCAAATGTGGAGTTCCTCCAGGGCTACATGGAGAAGCTGGGTGATGCCGGGCTGGCTGACAACAGCTATGATATTGTCAT CTCCAACTGCGTGATCAACCTCGCTCCTGACAAGAGGGCTGTGCTGCAAGAAGCCTACCGCGTGCTGAAG cctggaggagagatgtATTTCAGTGATGTCTATGCCAGCCAGTGCCTGAGTGAGACCGTCCGGAAGcacagggtgctgtggg GAGAGTGCCTGGCGGGAGCCCTGTACTGGAAAGACCTGTACAGCATCGCCGAGGAGGTGGGGTTCAGCCCCCCATGCCTTGTCACTGCCAGCCCCATTACCATCGGTGACAAGGAGCTGGAGAGCATTGTTG GTGACTGCTGCTTTGTCTCTGCGACTTTCCGCCTGTTCAAGGTGCCGGGTAGCAGCCGGGCTGGGCCAGGCCAGGTCACCTACAATGGTGGGATCGTGGGGCACGAGCGAGAGCTGGTGTTTGATGCCAACTTCACCTTCAAG GAAGGAGAGGTGGTGGACGTGGATGCTGAGATGGCTGCGATCTTGAGGAGCTCCAGGTTTGCGGAGAGGTTCCTGATCCAACCTGGTGCTGCACCGCAGGGCAAGGGGGTCAAG GAGAAGATCCGTGATCCcttccagctgctggagcagctgtcGACCCCGCGTCCTGCCTGCCGTCCTGGTGGCTCCTGTGGTCCTTCCTGCTGA
- the AS3MT gene encoding arsenite methyltransferase isoform X2 has product MAATCGEQIHREVQDYYGQELQKTEDLKTNACITLSKPVPKVVRDALERVHEEVVAKYYGCGLVVPECLASCRILDLGSGSGRDCYLLSQLVGEQGHVTGIDMTKGQVEVAKKHIAYHTEKFGYQKPNVEFLQGYMEKLGDAGLADNSYDIVISNCVINLAPDKRAVLQEAYRVLKESAWREPCTGKTCTASPRRWGSAPHALSLPAPLPSVTRSWRALLVTAALSLRLSACSRCREGEVVDVDAEMAAILRSSRFAERFLIQPGAAPQGKGVKEKIRDPFQLLEQLSTPRPACRPGGSCGPSC; this is encoded by the exons A TGGCAGCAACCTGTGGAGAGCAGATCCACCGGGAGGTGCAG GATTACTATGgccaagagctgcagaagacGGAGGACCTGAAAACCAACGCGTGCATCACCTTGAGCAAGCCTGTTCCCAAGGTGGTAAGGGATGCTTTGGAGCGTGTCCACGAGGAAGTGGTGGCCAA GTACTATGGCTGCGGTCTGGTGGTCCCCGAGTGCCTGGCATCCTGTCGGATCTTGGACCtgggcagcggcagcggcagAGACTGCTACCTGCTGAGTCAGCTGGTTGGGGAGCAAGGCCATGTCACCGGCATAGACATGACCAAGGGCCAG gTTGAGGTGGCGAAGAAGCACATTGCCTACCACACGGAGAAGTTTGGCTACCAAAAGCCAAATGTGGAGTTCCTCCAGGGCTACATGGAGAAGCTGGGTGATGCCGGGCTGGCTGACAACAGCTATGATATTGTCAT CTCCAACTGCGTGATCAACCTCGCTCCTGACAAGAGGGCTGTGCTGCAAGAAGCCTACCGCGTGCTGAAG GAGAGTGCCTGGCGGGAGCCCTGTACTGGAAAGACCTGTACAGCATCGCCGAGGAGGTGGGGTTCAGCCCCCCATGCCTTGTCACTGCCAGCCCCATTACCATCGGTGACAAGGAGCTGGAGAGCATTGTTG GTGACTGCTGCTTTGTCTCTGCGACTTTCCGCCTGTTCAAGGTGCCGG GAAGGAGAGGTGGTGGACGTGGATGCTGAGATGGCTGCGATCTTGAGGAGCTCCAGGTTTGCGGAGAGGTTCCTGATCCAACCTGGTGCTGCACCGCAGGGCAAGGGGGTCAAG GAGAAGATCCGTGATCCcttccagctgctggagcagctgtcGACCCCGCGTCCTGCCTGCCGTCCTGGTGGCTCCTGTGGTCCTTCCTGCTGA